A single Streptomyces sp. Edi2 DNA region contains:
- a CDS encoding HNH endonuclease, with protein MPVKYTPERLAEAARASSSFDGAVRWFGGTPTPGSRRYLRARMREAGVDTAHFAVPGVRHTEARLRHLAACSHSIAEVVRRLGISPVGGNHAHIGRRLAELGIDTSHFTPLPRERPEVTKRDRLVLGSPAGGRTAGERLRKELLCKGVPERCVMCGTEAQWNGKPLRLEVDHLNGDWWDNRPANLRLLCPNCHAVTDTYRGRKPRRK; from the coding sequence ATGCCGGTCAAGTACACGCCCGAACGGCTCGCGGAGGCCGCGCGTGCGTCGTCCTCGTTCGACGGCGCCGTGCGATGGTTCGGCGGGACACCGACGCCGGGCAGCAGACGCTACCTGCGCGCAAGGATGCGGGAAGCAGGCGTCGACACCGCACACTTCGCCGTCCCCGGCGTACGGCACACCGAGGCCAGACTCCGCCACCTCGCGGCCTGCTCGCACAGCATTGCCGAGGTCGTACGCCGCCTCGGCATCAGCCCGGTCGGCGGAAATCACGCACACATCGGCCGACGCCTCGCCGAACTGGGCATCGACACCTCGCATTTCACCCCTCTGCCCCGGGAGCGCCCCGAGGTCACCAAGCGCGATCGTCTGGTACTGGGCTCGCCGGCGGGCGGCCGCACCGCGGGTGAACGTCTCCGCAAGGAATTACTGTGCAAGGGCGTTCCGGAGCGGTGTGTCATGTGCGGCACGGAGGCGCAGTGGAACGGCAAGCCGTTGCGCCTCGAAGTCGATCACCTCAACGGTGACTGGTGGGACAACCGCCCAGCCAACTTGCGCTTGCTGTGCCCCAATTGCCATGCGGTGACCGACACCTATCGCGGCCGCAAGCCGCGGCGGAAGTGA
- a CDS encoding HNH endonuclease: MARRLIYTRDVLTRTAAASTSLVDMLRRLGAPLGSGPRRYLRDRLQHHGIDTTHFVDEPLPRRRHRSYTEALLKEAAAQSHSIREMMAYMEVPPYDSAYTHLRRKLDQFGIDTSHFTPRGLGSSLLPRDDLEKAVASSQSLAGVLARLALTDNGTSRRALKRSIEAYGLPTGHFTGQGHRRGLPSPARKSADAILRRSEPGSRREKTTFLRRALDEKNVSRQCAECGLGDTWQGKRLVLEIDHINGDRLDSRLENLRYLCPSCHSQTRTFSSRSAHSAIPAQPRARAQ; encoded by the coding sequence ATGGCCCGGCGCCTCATCTACACCCGCGACGTGCTGACCCGTACGGCCGCTGCCTCCACCAGCCTGGTCGACATGCTGCGCCGGCTCGGGGCGCCCCTGGGCAGCGGTCCGCGCAGATACCTACGCGACCGGCTGCAGCACCACGGCATCGACACCACGCATTTCGTCGATGAACCGCTCCCCCGCCGCCGACACCGTTCGTACACCGAGGCACTGCTCAAAGAAGCCGCCGCGCAGTCCCACAGCATCCGGGAAATGATGGCGTACATGGAGGTACCGCCGTACGACAGCGCGTACACCCACCTCCGCAGGAAGCTGGATCAATTCGGCATCGACACCTCCCACTTCACCCCTCGCGGGCTTGGCTCCTCACTGCTTCCACGCGACGATCTGGAAAAGGCCGTGGCGTCCTCACAGAGTCTCGCCGGAGTCCTCGCCCGCCTCGCCCTGACCGACAACGGCACATCGCGAAGAGCACTGAAACGCAGCATCGAGGCATACGGCCTGCCGACCGGGCACTTCACCGGTCAGGGCCACAGGCGTGGGCTCCCTTCCCCGGCACGCAAGTCCGCCGACGCCATCCTGCGGCGAAGCGAGCCTGGTTCCCGACGCGAGAAGACAACGTTCTTACGCCGCGCCCTCGATGAGAAGAACGTCTCCCGGCAGTGCGCGGAGTGCGGTCTCGGGGACACCTGGCAGGGCAAGCGGCTCGTCCTGGAGATCGACCACATCAACGGTGACCGGCTGGACAGTCGTCTGGAGAACCTTCGCTATCTGTGTCCCTCGTGCCACAGCCAGACGAGGACTTTTTCCTCCCGGTCGGCGCACTCGGCCATCCCCGCACAGCCGCGCGCCCGGGCACAGTAA
- the rdgB gene encoding RdgB/HAM1 family non-canonical purine NTP pyrophosphatase yields MQPHTGGHSAAPRRLILATRNAGKVTELRAILETADLDVDLVGADAYPEIPDVKETGVTFAENALLKAHALAQATGHPAVADDSGLCVDVLGGAPGIFSARWSGTHGDDQANLALLLAQLADIAEEHRAAHFYCAAALALPDGTERVVEGKLEGTLRHTPSGTGGFGYDPILQPLGHTRTCAELPPAEKNAISHRGQAFRALAPVVRELLG; encoded by the coding sequence ATGCAGCCTCACACCGGTGGACACTCCGCAGCCCCCCGTCGCCTCATCCTCGCCACCCGCAACGCCGGCAAGGTCACCGAACTCCGGGCCATCCTGGAGACCGCCGACCTCGATGTGGACCTTGTCGGCGCCGACGCCTATCCCGAGATCCCCGACGTCAAGGAAACCGGCGTCACCTTCGCCGAGAACGCCCTCCTCAAGGCCCACGCCCTTGCCCAGGCCACCGGCCACCCCGCCGTCGCCGACGACTCGGGCCTCTGCGTGGACGTCCTCGGCGGCGCCCCCGGCATCTTCTCCGCGCGCTGGTCGGGCACCCACGGCGACGATCAGGCCAACCTCGCCCTGCTCCTCGCCCAGCTGGCCGACATCGCCGAGGAACACCGCGCCGCCCACTTCTACTGCGCCGCGGCCCTCGCCCTCCCCGACGGCACCGAGCGCGTCGTCGAGGGCAAGCTCGAAGGCACCCTCCGCCACACCCCTTCCGGCACCGGCGGCTTCGGCTACGACCCCATCCTCCAGCCCCTCGGCCACACTCGTACCTGCGCCGAACTGCCCCCCGCCGAGAAGAACGCCATCAGCCACCGCGGCCAGGCGTTCCGGGCGCTGGCACCGGTGGTGCGGGAGTTGCTGGGCTGA
- a CDS encoding SCO1431 family membrane protein, whose translation MPTTAATAPRIRARTGGPQDDSRLLEHILGWTLVVVLAMLLTQTGLV comes from the coding sequence ATGCCCACAACTGCCGCGACCGCGCCCCGCATCCGCGCCCGCACCGGCGGGCCCCAGGACGACTCCCGGCTCCTGGAGCACATCCTCGGCTGGACCCTCGTCGTCGTCCTCGCCATGCTGCTCACCCAGACCGGCCTCGTCTGA
- the rph gene encoding ribonuclease PH → MSRIDGRTPEQLRPVTIERGWSKHAEGSVLISFGDTKVFCTASVTEGVPRWRKGTGEGWVTAEYSMLPRSTNTRGDRESVRGKIGGRTHEISRLIGRSLRAVIDYKALGENTIVLDCDVLQADGGTRTAAITGAYVALADAVTWAQGKKLIKHGRKPLTGTVSAVSVGIVGGTPLLDLCYEEDVRADTDMNVVCTGDGRFVEVQGTAEAEPFARDELNSLLDLAVAGCAELDEAQRAALARTL, encoded by the coding sequence ATGTCTCGCATCGACGGCCGCACCCCCGAACAGCTCCGCCCGGTCACCATCGAACGCGGCTGGAGCAAGCACGCCGAAGGATCCGTCCTCATCTCCTTCGGCGACACCAAAGTCTTCTGCACCGCATCCGTCACCGAGGGCGTACCGCGCTGGCGCAAGGGCACCGGCGAAGGCTGGGTCACCGCCGAGTACTCGATGCTGCCTCGCTCCACGAACACCCGCGGCGACCGCGAATCCGTCCGTGGCAAGATCGGCGGCCGCACCCACGAAATCAGCCGCCTGATCGGCCGCTCGCTGCGCGCCGTCATCGACTACAAGGCCCTCGGCGAGAACACCATCGTCCTGGACTGCGACGTCCTCCAGGCCGACGGCGGCACCCGTACCGCCGCCATCACCGGCGCCTATGTCGCCCTCGCCGACGCGGTCACCTGGGCCCAGGGCAAGAAGCTCATCAAGCACGGCCGCAAGCCGCTGACCGGCACCGTCTCCGCCGTCAGCGTCGGCATCGTCGGCGGCACCCCCCTCCTCGACCTCTGCTACGAGGAAGACGTCCGCGCCGACACCGACATGAACGTCGTCTGCACCGGCGACGGCCGCTTCGTCGAGGTCCAGGGCACCGCCGAGGCCGAGCCCTTCGCCCGCGACGAACTCAACTCCCTCCTCGACCTCGCCGTCGCCGGCTGCGCCGAGCTCGACGAGGCCCAGCGGGCGGCACTGGCCCGCACGCTCTGA
- a CDS encoding PTS glucose/sucrose transporter subunit IIB — protein MASKAEKIVAGLGGLDNIEEVEGCITRLRTEVVDSSLVDEAALKAAGAHGVVKMGTAIQVVIGTDADPIAAEIEDMM, from the coding sequence ATGGCCAGCAAGGCTGAGAAGATCGTCGCCGGGCTCGGCGGACTCGACAACATCGAAGAGGTCGAGGGCTGCATCACCCGCCTCCGCACCGAGGTCGTCGACTCCTCCCTCGTCGACGAGGCCGCCCTCAAGGCCGCCGGCGCCCACGGCGTCGTCAAGATGGGCACCGCGATCCAGGTCGTCATCGGCACCGACGCCGACCCCATCGCCGCCGAGATCGAAGACATGATGTGA
- a CDS encoding PTS transporter subunit EIIC produces the protein MSSDAAAAPGRNWTSNLFQGLQKMGRSLQLPIAVLPAAGILNRLGQPDVFGADGLGWDAVGKVFAAAGGALLDSGLGLPLLFCIGVAIGMAKKADGSTALAAVVGFLVYFSVMHAFPAGCAAGQTYTQAGLWSGVCVDRKLTVTQASFQNPGVFGGIVMGFLSAWLWQRFHRVKLVDWLGFFNGRRLVPIIMAFVGLVFAVLCLFVWQPIGDALTSFSEWLSGLGAWGAGIFGVANRALLVIGLHQFLNTFVWFQFGSFTKPDGTVVHGDINRFLAGDPDAGQFTTGFFPIMMFALPAAALAIAHCAKPHRRKEITGMMLSVGLTSFVTGVTEPIEYSFLFIAPVLYAIHAVLTGVSMGVCWALGVHDSFSFSAGLIDYVINWGLATKPWLIIPIGLCFAVVYYALFRFVITKFHLPTPGREPDEVGDAMERENVK, from the coding sequence ATGAGTTCGGACGCAGCGGCGGCGCCGGGCAGGAACTGGACGTCGAATCTCTTCCAGGGTCTGCAGAAGATGGGGCGCAGTCTGCAGTTGCCGATTGCCGTCCTGCCCGCTGCGGGAATTCTCAACCGTCTCGGCCAGCCGGATGTGTTCGGCGCGGACGGGCTGGGCTGGGACGCCGTCGGCAAGGTGTTCGCGGCCGCGGGCGGCGCGCTGCTGGATTCGGGGCTCGGGCTGCCGCTGCTGTTCTGTATCGGTGTGGCGATCGGTATGGCCAAGAAGGCGGACGGCTCGACGGCGCTGGCCGCGGTGGTCGGGTTCCTCGTCTACTTCTCGGTCATGCATGCGTTTCCGGCGGGCTGCGCCGCGGGCCAGACGTACACCCAGGCGGGCCTGTGGAGCGGGGTGTGCGTGGACCGGAAGCTGACGGTGACGCAGGCCTCGTTCCAGAACCCTGGAGTGTTCGGCGGCATCGTCATGGGGTTTCTGTCCGCCTGGCTCTGGCAGCGCTTTCACCGGGTGAAGCTGGTGGACTGGCTGGGGTTCTTCAACGGCCGCCGGCTGGTCCCGATCATCATGGCCTTCGTCGGCCTGGTGTTCGCGGTGCTGTGCCTGTTCGTCTGGCAGCCGATCGGCGATGCGCTGACGAGCTTCAGTGAATGGCTGTCGGGGCTGGGGGCGTGGGGTGCGGGGATCTTCGGTGTCGCCAACCGTGCCCTGCTGGTGATCGGCCTGCATCAGTTCCTGAACACCTTTGTCTGGTTCCAGTTCGGCAGTTTCACCAAGCCGGACGGCACGGTCGTCCACGGTGACATCAACCGGTTCCTGGCGGGCGATCCGGACGCGGGGCAGTTCACCACCGGGTTCTTCCCGATCATGATGTTTGCGCTGCCGGCCGCGGCGCTGGCGATCGCGCACTGCGCCAAGCCGCACCGCCGCAAGGAGATCACCGGCATGATGCTGTCGGTCGGCCTGACCTCGTTCGTGACGGGCGTGACCGAGCCGATCGAGTATTCGTTCCTCTTCATCGCGCCGGTGCTGTACGCGATCCATGCCGTGCTGACCGGGGTGTCGATGGGGGTGTGCTGGGCGCTGGGGGTGCACGACAGCTTCAGCTTCTCGGCGGGCCTGATCGACTACGTCATCAACTGGGGTCTGGCGACCAAACCCTGGCTGATCATCCCCATCGGCCTGTGCTTCGCGGTGGTGTACTACGCCCTCTTCCGTTTCGTCATCACGAAATTCCATCTGCCGACGCCCGGCCGGGAGCCGGACGAGGTGGGGGACGCGATGGAACGGGAGAACGTGAAGTAG
- a CDS encoding PTS transporter subunit EIIC, producing MSSATATKAAPAKKRGSGLFQGLQKIGRSLQLPIAVLPAAGILNRLGQPDVFGEKGLGWVDVSKVFAAAGGAVFDNLPMLFCIGVAIGFAKKSDGSTALAALVGFLVYSNVLKAFPVTEGHIEKGKWVEPVLNNPGVLGGIIMGLLAATLWQRYHRKKLVDWLGFFNGRRLVPIIMAFVGTAVGVLFLLIWEPIGSAISGFGEWMTGLGAAGSGLFGLINRALLPIGMHQFVNTVSWFQLGDFTDAAGKVAHGDIGRFFAGDPSAGQFMSGFFPIMMFGLPAAALAIAHCARPERRKAVLGMMISLALTSFVCGITEPIEFSFLFIAPVLYAIHAVLTAISMALTWALGVHDGFTFSAGFIDYALNWNLATEPWMIIPIGLVFAAVYYLLFRFAITKFNLTTPGREPEEEIEDLTKA from the coding sequence ATGAGTTCGGCCACCGCCACCAAGGCGGCCCCCGCGAAGAAGCGGGGATCCGGCCTGTTCCAGGGCCTGCAGAAGATCGGCCGCAGCCTCCAGCTCCCGATCGCCGTCCTTCCCGCCGCGGGCATCCTCAACCGCCTCGGCCAGCCGGACGTCTTCGGCGAGAAGGGCCTCGGCTGGGTCGACGTCAGCAAGGTCTTCGCCGCCGCCGGCGGGGCGGTCTTCGACAACCTGCCCATGCTGTTCTGCATAGGCGTCGCCATCGGCTTCGCGAAGAAGTCCGATGGCTCCACGGCGCTCGCCGCTCTGGTCGGCTTCCTGGTCTACAGCAATGTCCTCAAGGCGTTCCCGGTCACGGAAGGCCATATCGAGAAGGGCAAGTGGGTCGAGCCGGTCCTCAACAACCCCGGCGTCCTCGGCGGCATCATCATGGGCCTGCTCGCCGCGACCCTGTGGCAGCGCTACCACCGCAAGAAGCTGGTGGACTGGCTGGGCTTCTTCAACGGCCGCCGGCTCGTCCCGATCATCATGGCCTTCGTGGGCACCGCCGTCGGCGTGCTCTTCCTGCTGATCTGGGAGCCCATCGGCAGCGCCATCTCCGGCTTCGGCGAGTGGATGACCGGCCTGGGTGCGGCAGGGTCCGGGCTGTTCGGCCTGATCAACCGCGCGCTGCTGCCGATCGGCATGCACCAGTTCGTCAACACCGTCTCCTGGTTCCAGCTCGGCGACTTCACCGACGCCGCGGGCAAGGTCGCGCACGGCGACATCGGCCGCTTCTTCGCCGGTGACCCGTCCGCCGGGCAGTTCATGTCCGGCTTCTTCCCGATCATGATGTTCGGTCTGCCGGCCGCTGCCCTCGCCATCGCGCACTGTGCCCGCCCCGAGCGCCGCAAGGCCGTCCTGGGCATGATGATCTCGCTCGCGCTGACCTCCTTCGTCTGCGGTATCACCGAGCCGATCGAGTTCTCGTTCCTGTTCATCGCCCCGGTGCTGTACGCGATCCACGCCGTGCTGACCGCCATCTCCATGGCTCTGACCTGGGCGCTCGGTGTGCACGACGGCTTCACCTTCTCCGCCGGCTTCATCGACTACGCGCTGAACTGGAACCTGGCCACCGAGCCCTGGATGATCATCCCGATCGGCCTGGTCTTCGCCGCCGTCTACTACCTGCTGTTCCGCTTCGCGATCACCAAGTTCAACCTCACCACCCCGGGCCGGGAGCCCGAGGAGGAGATCGAGGATCTGACGAAGGCGTAA
- a CDS encoding MBL fold metallo-hydrolase, whose amino-acid sequence MKLTVVGCSGSFPSVESACSSYLLEADGFRLLLDMGNGALGELQRHIGLYDLDAVLLSHLHADHCIDLCGYFVVRYYRPDGGRCAPMPVYGPAGTERRLTVAHADLPYDGAMSEVFGFRNLTPGTFTLGPFTIRTERVSHPVESFAFRIEHGGRSLTYSGDTGPCEALERLAAGADFFLCEASFTYGKEDIPDLHLNGREAGEIAQRAGAGRLVLTHIPPWTDPAIGIRDAQKAYDGPVEVAKAGAVYEI is encoded by the coding sequence ATGAAGCTCACCGTCGTCGGATGCTCGGGGTCGTTCCCTTCCGTGGAATCGGCCTGTTCGAGCTACCTCCTCGAGGCCGACGGCTTCAGGTTGCTCCTCGACATGGGCAACGGCGCCCTGGGCGAACTGCAGCGCCACATCGGCCTCTACGACCTGGATGCCGTACTCCTGTCGCATCTGCATGCCGATCACTGCATCGACCTGTGCGGCTACTTCGTGGTGCGCTACTACCGCCCGGACGGCGGACGTTGCGCGCCGATGCCGGTCTACGGCCCGGCCGGCACCGAGCGCCGGCTGACCGTCGCGCACGCCGATCTGCCGTACGACGGCGCCATGAGCGAGGTCTTCGGGTTCCGCAACCTGACGCCGGGCACCTTCACCCTCGGGCCGTTCACGATCCGCACGGAGCGGGTCAGCCACCCGGTGGAGTCCTTCGCCTTCCGGATCGAGCACGGCGGCCGGTCCCTGACGTACTCCGGGGACACCGGCCCCTGCGAGGCGCTGGAGCGCCTTGCCGCGGGCGCCGACTTCTTCCTGTGCGAGGCATCCTTCACCTACGGCAAGGAAGACATCCCGGATCTGCACCTCAACGGCCGGGAGGCCGGCGAGATCGCCCAGCGGGCCGGCGCGGGCCGGCTGGTGCTGACCCACATCCCGCCGTGGACCGACCCGGCCATCGGCATCCGTGACGCCCAGAAGGCCTATGACGGGCCGGTCGAGGTCGCCAAGGCGGGTGCGGTCTACGAGATCTGA
- a CDS encoding cysteine synthase, producing MRYDSPLAAVGNTPLVRLPRLSPSEDVRIWAKLEDRNPTGSVKDRPALHMIEQAEKDGRLTPGCTILEPTSGNTGISLAMAAKLKGYRIVCVMPENTSSERRELLAMWGAEIISSPAAGGSNTAVRVAKELSAEHPDWVMLYQYGNPDNAGAHYATTGPEILADLPSVTHFVAGLGTTGTLMGVGRYLREHVPGVRIVAAEPRYDDVVYGLRNLDEGFIPELYDESVLTTRFSVGSHDAVRRTRELLSEEGIFAGISTGAALHAAIGVGTKAVKAGESADIVFVVADGGWKYLSTGVYTAESTEAAIATLHGQLWA from the coding sequence ATGCGGTACGACTCCCCGCTGGCGGCGGTCGGGAACACCCCTCTCGTCCGCCTCCCGCGCCTGTCACCCTCCGAGGACGTCCGCATCTGGGCGAAGCTGGAGGACCGCAACCCCACGGGCTCGGTCAAGGACCGCCCCGCGCTGCACATGATCGAACAGGCCGAGAAGGACGGCCGGCTCACCCCCGGCTGCACCATCCTCGAGCCCACCAGCGGCAACACCGGCATCTCGCTCGCCATGGCGGCCAAGCTCAAGGGCTACCGCATCGTGTGCGTCATGCCGGAGAACACCTCCTCCGAGCGGCGCGAGCTGCTGGCCATGTGGGGCGCCGAGATCATCTCCTCACCCGCGGCGGGCGGCTCCAACACGGCCGTCCGGGTGGCCAAGGAGCTGTCCGCCGAGCACCCCGACTGGGTGATGCTCTACCAGTACGGGAATCCCGACAACGCCGGTGCGCACTACGCCACCACCGGCCCCGAGATCCTTGCCGACCTCCCCTCCGTGACCCATTTCGTGGCCGGTCTGGGCACCACCGGCACGCTCATGGGCGTCGGCCGCTATCTGCGCGAGCACGTTCCCGGCGTCCGGATCGTCGCCGCCGAGCCGCGCTACGACGACGTGGTCTACGGGCTGCGCAACCTCGACGAGGGCTTCATCCCCGAGCTCTACGACGAGTCCGTGCTCACCACCCGCTTCTCGGTGGGCTCCCACGACGCGGTCCGCCGCACCCGTGAACTCCTTTCCGAGGAGGGCATCTTCGCGGGCATCTCCACCGGCGCGGCGCTGCACGCGGCGATCGGCGTGGGCACGAAGGCCGTCAAGGCGGGGGAGAGCGCCGACATCGTCTTCGTCGTCGCCGACGGCGGCTGGAAGTACCTCTCCACCGGGGTGTACACCGCCGAGTCCACGGAAGCGGCGATCGCGACGCTGCACGGCCAGCTCTGGGCGTAG
- a CDS encoding MoaD/ThiS family protein → MAIEVRIPTILRTYTDGEKAVEGSGDTLADLFTDLESRHTGIRERLVDGEQLRRFVNVYLNDEDVRFLEGISTKLADGDSVTILPAVAGGAGAQPRPAGVAVGWRAGGMR, encoded by the coding sequence ATGGCCATCGAGGTCCGAATCCCCACCATCCTGCGCACCTACACCGACGGCGAGAAGGCCGTCGAGGGCAGCGGAGACACTCTTGCCGACCTCTTCACCGACCTGGAGAGCCGGCACACCGGCATCCGCGAGCGCCTGGTCGACGGCGAGCAGCTGCGCCGCTTCGTGAACGTCTACCTCAACGACGAGGACGTCCGCTTCCTGGAAGGCATCTCCACCAAGCTCGCCGACGGCGACAGCGTGACGATCCTCCCGGCGGTGGCGGGAGGTGCCGGGGCGCAGCCCCGTCCGGCAGGGGTGGCGGTCGGGTGGCGGGCGGGAGGCATGCGCTGA
- a CDS encoding putative leader peptide, producing MVDHDVSEKRPGMLLLAPLAIRRSASALLGAFGCGAARLHVDLCRLSSAICPRCAAA from the coding sequence ATGGTTGACCACGACGTGAGCGAGAAGAGGCCGGGCATGCTGCTGCTCGCTCCGCTCGCCATACGTCGCTCCGCATCCGCACTGCTGGGCGCATTCGGCTGCGGAGCCGCACGGCTGCACGTGGATCTGTGCCGCCTTTCCAGCGCCATCTGTCCGCGCTGCGCCGCCGCCTGA
- a CDS encoding M67 family metallopeptidase: protein MLTLTKALFDQIVEHSRQDHPDEACGVVAGPAGSGRPERFIPMLNAARSPTFYEFDSADLLKLYREMDDRDEEPVIVYHSHTATEAYPSRTDISYANEPGAHYVLVSTADTDDAGPFQFRSYRIVDGEVTEEEVEVVAAYS, encoded by the coding sequence ATGCTGACCCTTACCAAGGCGCTCTTCGACCAGATCGTCGAGCACTCCCGCCAGGACCACCCCGACGAGGCCTGCGGCGTGGTCGCCGGCCCGGCGGGCAGCGGCCGCCCCGAGCGGTTCATCCCGATGCTGAACGCCGCGCGGTCGCCCACGTTCTACGAATTCGACTCCGCCGACCTGCTCAAGCTCTACCGCGAGATGGACGACCGGGATGAGGAGCCGGTGATCGTCTACCACTCGCACACCGCCACCGAGGCCTACCCCTCGCGCACCGACATCTCCTACGCGAACGAGCCCGGCGCCCACTATGTCCTGGTCTCCACCGCCGACACCGATGACGCCGGACCCTTCCAGTTCCGCTCGTACCGGATCGTGGACGGCGAGGTCACCGAGGAAGAAGTCGAGGTCGTGGCGGCCTACTCCTGA
- a CDS encoding amino acid permease — protein MTSAQVDKQHDGSDAAGTAPEEGYQRGLGNRQIQMIAIGGAIGTGLFLGAGKAISMAGPSIILAYAIVGLVIFFIMRALGELLMYRPVSGSFSEYGREFLGPFIGFVTGWTYWLFWVVTGITEVTAAATYVQYWNKGIPQWAAALVFTCALFGINLISVKIFGELEFWFSMVKVTAIIGMILIGLGVITLGFSDAGDTASFTNLWSHGGFFPKGIGGTLMTLQIVMFAFLAVELVGVTAGEATNPKKVLPKAINTVPWRIGLFYIGALIIILSVVSWTVFKPGVSPFVAAFQQIGLPAGAGIVNFVVLTAALSSANSGMYSTGRMLRDLALNGQGPKFFTKLSKNGLPTWGTGVSVAMMLFGVYINYQWPGEAFNYVVSFATISGMWAWIVILASQLRYRAKANRGELPQSEFKAPGSPYTSVFALAFIAMVIVMMGVDPDARISLYAAPVWALILGVGYLCIKRRDAANGLTAGAAPQGTKGPKG, from the coding sequence ATGACCTCTGCGCAGGTCGACAAGCAGCACGACGGCAGCGACGCAGCTGGGACGGCCCCCGAAGAGGGCTACCAGCGAGGTCTGGGAAACCGTCAGATCCAGATGATCGCCATTGGCGGCGCCATCGGTACCGGACTTTTCCTCGGAGCCGGCAAGGCGATCTCGATGGCGGGGCCGAGCATCATCCTCGCCTACGCCATCGTCGGTCTGGTCATCTTCTTCATCATGCGGGCCCTGGGCGAGCTGCTGATGTACCGGCCCGTCTCCGGATCCTTCTCGGAGTACGGCCGCGAATTCCTCGGCCCGTTCATCGGCTTTGTGACCGGCTGGACGTACTGGCTGTTCTGGGTCGTCACCGGCATCACGGAAGTGACCGCCGCGGCCACGTATGTGCAGTACTGGAACAAGGGCATACCGCAATGGGCTGCGGCCCTGGTCTTCACCTGTGCGCTCTTCGGCATCAACCTGATCTCCGTGAAGATCTTCGGTGAGCTGGAATTCTGGTTCTCGATGGTCAAGGTCACCGCGATCATCGGCATGATCCTGATCGGCCTCGGCGTGATCACCCTCGGCTTCTCCGACGCCGGTGACACCGCCTCCTTCACCAACCTGTGGTCCCACGGCGGCTTCTTCCCCAAGGGCATCGGCGGCACGCTGATGACGCTGCAGATCGTGATGTTCGCCTTCCTCGCCGTCGAGCTCGTCGGCGTGACCGCGGGCGAGGCGACCAACCCGAAGAAGGTCCTGCCCAAGGCGATCAACACCGTGCCGTGGCGGATCGGCCTCTTCTACATCGGCGCGCTGATCATCATCCTGTCCGTCGTCAGCTGGACGGTCTTCAAGCCGGGCGTGAGCCCCTTCGTCGCCGCCTTCCAGCAGATCGGTCTGCCGGCCGGTGCCGGCATCGTCAACTTCGTCGTGCTGACCGCCGCGCTCTCCTCGGCCAACTCCGGCATGTACTCCACCGGCCGGATGCTGCGCGACCTCGCGCTCAACGGCCAGGGCCCGAAGTTCTTCACCAAGCTCAGCAAGAACGGCCTGCCCACCTGGGGCACCGGCGTCTCGGTCGCGATGATGCTGTTCGGCGTCTACATCAACTACCAGTGGCCCGGCGAGGCGTTCAACTACGTCGTCTCCTTCGCCACCATCTCCGGTATGTGGGCGTGGATCGTCATCCTGGCCTCGCAGCTGCGCTACCGCGCCAAGGCGAACCGCGGCGAGCTGCCGCAGTCCGAGTTCAAGGCTCCCGGCAGCCCCTACACCTCGGTCTTCGCGCTGGCCTTCATCGCCATGGTGATCGTGATGATGGGTGTCGACCCGGACGCCAGGATCTCGCTCTACGCGGCTCCCGTGTGGGCGCTCATCCTGGGCGTGGGCTACCTCTGCATCAAGCGGCGGGACGCGGCGAACGGCCTGACGGCCGGCGCGGCGCCGCAGGGCACCAAGGGCCCCAAGGGCTGA
- a CDS encoding DUF2017 domain-containing protein yields MTGHFEPLPGGGAAVPLDEVEISILRSLAVQLMELIGPGEEAGESESDDLLASIFNDGPSEPPADPVLARFFPDAYGGPDLVPDDDVRAASAEFRRYTENDLRARKREDTLALIRALDGLAPAGDSALLRLDPGECRQWLGALNDLRLAIGTRLEVTDEEDGGELLRLPDSDPRKPMVMAYLWLGGLQETLVESLMG; encoded by the coding sequence ATGACCGGGCACTTCGAGCCGCTGCCCGGGGGCGGCGCCGCCGTCCCCCTCGACGAGGTCGAGATCTCCATCCTGCGCAGCCTCGCCGTCCAGCTGATGGAGCTGATCGGCCCGGGCGAGGAGGCCGGGGAGAGCGAGAGCGACGACCTGCTGGCGTCGATCTTCAACGACGGCCCCAGCGAGCCGCCCGCCGACCCGGTGCTGGCCCGCTTCTTCCCCGATGCCTACGGCGGACCCGATCTCGTCCCCGACGACGATGTGCGCGCCGCCTCCGCCGAATTCCGCCGCTACACCGAGAACGATCTGCGTGCGCGCAAGCGTGAGGACACCCTGGCGCTGATCCGGGCGCTGGACGGCCTGGCGCCCGCCGGTGACAGCGCGCTGCTCCGCCTCGACCCCGGCGAGTGCCGGCAGTGGCTGGGAGCCCTCAACGACCTCAGGCTGGCCATCGGAACCCGGCTTGAAGTGACCGATGAAGAAGATGGCGGAGAACTGCTGCGGCTCCCGGACAGCGATCCGCGCAAGCCGATGGTGATGGCTTATCTCTGGCTCGGCGGGCTCCAGGAGACCCTTGTCGAATCCCTGATGGGCTGA